The Hydra vulgaris chromosome 11, alternate assembly HydraT2T_AEP genome contains a region encoding:
- the LOC136087022 gene encoding uncharacterized protein LOC136087022, translating to MPAKLIKFDETPTKEKKQLFLNFESSIDFVNKSFEEFDVANFREQQRELQCNKMLFRQKILHLVKNVFIPDNSFNFAQGKNNRKFPMKWLETFSWLCYSKKLNSGFCLPCVLFGDDFPTKSYKVSVLFKEPLKNFYDVFPALKRHCDPNINGLHSQTQSLFNDVMRQAAGDTKPFYDIIDQNTLAEISENKKKLGPIIDTIIFCGRQGLALRGHNDDSQYHSEVGQYSTSCNVGNFMEILNYRVRGGDTELENHLKNHKKNASYLSKTMQNEIIFCCGEIISDKIVSNIKTAKFFSILSDEAIDVSNKSQMSLVLRYVDSGNNIVEDFVKFIHNDNGLDGESLSVNILNTIASLGLDINCRGQGYDGAGAETKKGVAARILKLNNKA from the coding sequence ATGCCAgccaaattaataaaatttgatgaaactccaacaaaggaaaaaaagcaattgtttttgaattttgaaagctCAATTGACTTTGTTAATAAATCTTTTGAGGAGTTTGATGTTGCAAATTTTCGAGAACAACAAAGAGAGTTACAATGTAACAAAATGCTGTTTCGTCAAAAAATTCTTCATTTAGTAAAGAATGTGTTTATCCCAGATAATTCTTTCAATTTTGCACAAGGCAAAAACAATAGAAAGTTTCCAATGAAATGGCTAGAGACATTTTCTTGGCTttgttattctaaaaaattaaatagtggATTTTGCTTGCCATGTGTATTATTTGGAGATGATTTTCCAACAAAGAGTTACAAGGTTTCAGTGTTGTTTAAAGAACCactgaaaaatttttatgatgttttcCCAGCCTTAAAACGCCATTGTGATCCGAACATAAATGGTTTGCATTCTCAAACGCAGAGCCTTTTTAATGATGTTATGAGGCAAGCTGCTGGTGatacaaaacctttttatgATATCATAGATCAAAACACCCTTGCAGAgatatctgaaaataaaaaaaaacttgggcCGATAATtgatactattattttttgtggCCGTCAAGGACTTGCTCTAAGAGGTCATAATGATGACTCTCAGTATCACTCAGAAGTTGGGCAATATAGTACCTCTTGTAATGTTGGAAACTTCATGGAGATTCTTAATTATCGTGTTAGAGGCGGTGATACTGAATTAGAAAATCATCTTAAAAACCACAAGAAAAATGCATCATATCTTTCAAAAACTATGCAGAATGAAATAATATTCTGTTGTGGTGAGATAATTTCTGATAAAATTGTTTCCAATATAAAGACtgccaaatttttttctattttatcagATGAAGCCATTGATGTTTCAAACAAATCACAAATGTCTTTAGTGCTGCGTTATGTTGACAGTGGTAATAACATTGTTGAAgactttgttaaatttatacACAACGACAATGGTTTAGATGGGGAAAGTTTATctgttaacattttaaacacCATTGCATCCCTAGGTTTAGATATTAATTGTCGAGGCCAAGGTTATGATGGTGCTGGAGCTGAAACAAAAAAGGGAGTTGCTGCAcgaattttaaagttaaacaacaAGGCTTAA